Part of the Halostella litorea genome is shown below.
CGTCGGCCGGAAGACGGCGAACGTCGTGCTCCAGCACGGCCACGACGTCGTCGAGGGGATCGTCGTCGACACCCACGTCCAGCGGATCAGCCGCCGGCTGGGCCTCACCGAGAAAGAGCGGCCGGAAGCCATCGAGGAGGACCTGCTCGACGTCGTCCCGGAGCGGTCGTGGCAGGAGTTCACCCACCTGCTCATCGACCACGGCCGGGCGACGTGTACGGCCCGGAACCCCGACTGCGCGGACTGCGTGCTGGCTGACCTTTGCCCCTCGGAGAAGGGCGACGGCGACGTCGACCTGGCGAGCGGCGAGCCGTGGGAGTGACGGCCGTCGACGAGGGGGATACGGTGCGCGCGGGGGAGGCGAGCGAACAGGGGATGTCCGGCGACCACCACAACGAGGAACCGTAACGTCGTCGCCGGTCTGTTCCCGTCGGTTCAGACGATCTGGTACTTGACGACGTACCGCGCCGCCCCCAGCACGTACGCGACGAGCCAGAAGAACACGTAGCCGAACACGCCGATCCGGAGCCGCCGCCGCCAGTCGTCGGCGTTCTCGTGGAGGTCCGACAGCGACAGGTCCTGCTCGGGGTCGTCGTAGAGGTCGTGGGCCCGTTTGGCCTGCAGAATGCGGACGATACCCGTCAGCGCGAACGTCAACATTGCGTACGCCTGCAGGCCGAAAAAGGCGTGGGCGGCGGCGAAGCCGCCGAGCTGGTCGAACAGCCGCGGAACCATCCAGACGACGACGGGCACCGTGTTCAGCACGAGGCCGACGACGATGAACTTGAGGTGATAGACCAGCAGGTCCCAGGTGACCGTCTCCGCGTCGATCATCACCCACGCGCCGTAGAGGTAAAACGGGAAGCTG
Proteins encoded:
- a CDS encoding DUF7321 family protein is translated as MASDLALATVAAALVTLSFPFYLYGAWVMIDAETVTWDLLVYHLKFIVVGLVLNTVPVVVWMVPRLFDQLGGFAAAHAFFGLQAYAMLTFALTGIVRILQAKRAHDLYDDPEQDLSLSDLHENADDWRRRLRIGVFGYVFFWLVAYVLGAARYVVKYQIV